A region of the Halanaerobiales bacterium genome:
TACTTCTGCTCCTTCATCAAGAAGATGTTTTACTAATTTTCCTCCAACTTTACCTAAACCTTGAACTGCAACTGTTTTACCTTCAAGAGAATCTGAACCATACTTTTCTTTACATGAAGCTTTAAGTCCCATATATGTTCCATAAGCAGTTGGAATTGATGAATCTCCTCCACCACCATATTCTTTAGGTAGTGCACCAACATAAGGTGTTTCTTTTCTCATTGTTACAAAATCATAATATGTTGTCCCAACATCAGTACCAGTATAATAACGACCATTAAATCCATCAATAAATTTACCTAAAGCTCTAAATAAACCCTCAGATTTATCTTTATCTGGATCACCCCAGATTACAGTTTTACCACCACCATAATCATCTCCAGCAGCTGCAGACTTATAAGTCATACCTCTAGATAATCTAAGAACATCAGTCAACATATCTTCTTCACTATCATAAGGATACATTCTGCATCCACCAACTGCAGGACCCAGTTTTGTACTATGAATCGCAATAGCAGATTTTAATTTTGTTTCATTATCCTGCATGAAAATTACCTGTTCATGCCCCATTTCAGCCATTTTTTCAAACAATTTCATATAATATATACCCCCTATTTTTTAAAAAATTATTAATTTTTACCTACTATTATACTTATTGCAATTACTATACCAATAATTGAATTTTATTTAAAAAAATAAGTTATTTTATTAACAATCGTTTATAACCCCATTAAATCAAGGTTTTTTTATTTTTTTATGTAATAGAAAAATTTTAATAAGGAAAAATAATATTTTAGAACATTAAAAAAAGCCTGCAAATAAATGCAGGCCTGAATATTTTTGCAGGAAATTTATTTCAATCAATATCATATTTATTCATTTTATAATATAGACTCCTCACTGCAATATTAAGCATTTCAGCAGCTTCTTTGCGATTCCCATTTGTTTTTTTAAGAGCCTGATTAATTACATTTTTTTCAGTTTCATTAATTATATCCTTTAATGTATTTTCCTCAATTGATTTTTCTACAGGGGTTAAATTATTACTATTTTGATATTCATCATTAGCTTTACCTAAAGGAGGTAAATGTCTTTCTTTAATTATTTCTTCATCTAAATTCATATGAATCATTGCTCTCCCAATAATATTCTCCAATTCTCTTACATTACCGGGCCATCTATAATTTGCCAATTTATTATAAGCTTTTTCATTAACATCTTTAACAGATCTACCGTACTCCTGATTAAACTTCCTTATAATATGATGGATAAGAGCTTTAAGATCTCCTTTTCTTTCTCTAAGTGGAGGTATGAAAAGTGGAAAAACATTGAATCTATAATAAAGATCTTCTCTAAATTCTCCATTTTCTATTGCATTTTCTAAATTTGTATTTGTAGCTACTATTACTCTTACATCTATTTCTATCGGTTGAGTTCCTCCAACTCTAATTATTTCCTTTTCCTGTAAAACACGCAATAATTTTGCCTGAAGATTTAGACTTATTTTACCAATCTCATCAAGAAAAATAGTTCCACCATTAGCTTCTTCAAAAAGTCCAACTTTCCCACCTTTTTTGGCTCCCGTGAAAGCCCCTTCCGTATAACCAAAAAGTTCACTTTCCAAAATATTATTAGCAAGAGCAGAACAATTAACACTTATAAATTTATTATTTTTTCTTTTACTTGCATTGTGAATGGCATGAGCAAAAAGTTCTTTACCTGTACCACTCTCTCCTCTCAGTAAAACAGTAACAGGAGTTTTAGAGGCCTTTTGAGCCTGATTTACAACTCCTTGCATTGTATCACTTTTACCAATAATATCATCAAAAGTGTATTTAGCATTAAGGTGTCTTATCATTCTTTTAGCTTCATCAAGTTCTTCAGTTAATTTTTTAATCTCAGAAACATCTCTAATTACACCAACACTACCTTTTAGCTCACCATCTACTATGATTGGAGCTACATTAACTATTACATCTTTTTTATTAGGACCAACTTTCATTCGGATATTTTCGACAGGTTCTTTGGTTTCTAAAACTTTATAATGCATACTTTTACCTTCGGCAATATCAACAGTAGCTGGTTTCCCAATAACATCCTCTTCTGTTAAACCAGTTAAGCGAGTATAGGCAGGATTAATCAAAATTCCTATTCCATTTTCATCTACTACTGATATGGCATCTTGAGTAGAATTTATAATTGCCTCCAACATGCCTCGCATTT
Encoded here:
- a CDS encoding amino acid dehydrogenase, coding for MKLFEKMAEMGHEQVIFMQDNETKLKSAIAIHSTKLGPAVGGCRMYPYDSEEDMLTDVLRLSRGMTYKSAAAGDDYGGGKTVIWGDPDKDKSEGLFRALGKFIDGFNGRYYTGTDVGTTYYDFVTMRKETPYVGALPKEYGGGGDSSIPTAYGTYMGLKASCKEKYGSDSLEGKTVAVQGLGKVGGKLVKHLLDEGAEVYATDVDEESIEAARDLGVNIVETDEIFDVDCDIFSPNALGAVINDDTIDRLNCDIICGAANNVLAEPRHGKILYDRGILYAPDYVVNAGGLIQVTDEMDPSGYNEDRVMSKCENIYDTLLKVFEISREKDIPTFEAANHMVEERLETISHLKSIRS
- a CDS encoding sigma-54-dependent Fis family transcriptional regulator; protein product: MKNRLKYLDNLNRKKDVIINSTHDGLISIDKMGSIELFNDAASEMLDVSKSEAIGKDVREVISNTRLHIILKTGESELNQVQHVGDTTIITNRVPVRDRQGEIIGAVAVFRDITEVKKLAEEITNLKEMRGMLEAIINSTQDAISVVDENGIGILINPAYTRLTGLTEEDVIGKPATVDIAEGKSMHYKVLETKEPVENIRMKVGPNKKDVIVNVAPIIVDGELKGSVGVIRDVSEIKKLTEELDEAKRMIRHLNAKYTFDDIIGKSDTMQGVVNQAQKASKTPVTVLLRGESGTGKELFAHAIHNASKRKNNKFISVNCSALANNILESELFGYTEGAFTGAKKGGKVGLFEEANGGTIFLDEIGKISLNLQAKLLRVLQEKEIIRVGGTQPIEIDVRVIVATNTNLENAIENGEFREDLYYRFNVFPLFIPPLRERKGDLKALIHHIIRKFNQEYGRSVKDVNEKAYNKLANYRWPGNVRELENIIGRAMIHMNLDEEIIKERHLPPLGKANDEYQNSNNLTPVEKSIEENTLKDIINETEKNVINQALKKTNGNRKEAAEMLNIAVRSLYYKMNKYDID